Proteins from one Enterobacter bugandensis genomic window:
- a CDS encoding ATP-binding protein produces the protein MQRPEHAEFPAAIASLTPLSDWLRDRLSALPVDDEWRFAFDLAVCEVATNIIRYALHEDNSSVFSVQFAIRGNDVCLVFTDAGDAFPQERLEIARRDRFCEMSPLLESGRGLMLILLSVDRFTVERVAGENIATLGKKIRV, from the coding sequence ATGCAGAGGCCAGAGCATGCTGAATTTCCGGCGGCGATCGCGTCCCTGACGCCGCTGTCCGACTGGCTGAGAGACAGGCTGAGCGCGCTTCCCGTCGATGACGAGTGGCGTTTCGCCTTCGATCTCGCCGTTTGTGAAGTGGCAACGAATATCATCCGCTACGCGCTTCATGAGGATAATTCGAGCGTCTTTAGCGTACAGTTCGCCATCCGCGGCAATGACGTCTGCCTTGTTTTTACCGACGCGGGTGACGCGTTCCCGCAGGAGCGTCTTGAGATCGCCCGGCGAGACCGTTTCTGCGAAATGTCGCCGCTGCTGGAGAGCGGCAGGGGGCTGATGCTCATATTGCTGAGCGTCGATCGTTTCACTGTTGAACGCGTGGCGGGTGAAAATATCGCCACGCTTGGAAAGAAAATACGTGTATGA
- a CDS encoding PP2C family protein-serine/threonine phosphatase yields MSALHVLIVEDSLIYRRLLSRMLTQWGYIVSEAENGVDALEILSSQPVSMVISDWEMPEMDGLTLCQTIRNRQFGRYVYIILLTARENAGDVTQGFDAGADDFLSKPVEQAELRARLHAGVRILTLEATLAAHNKRLSEALHQIEKDLELAARVQHSVLPSRRLRYGDYFSDWLFLPSAWVSGDVFNIFPLDSHLGFYCVDVSGHGVGAAMMSLAVARQFLHGRVVDRFLFTEEGGIQSPAEVVRMLNSRFCSEESDITSYFTLIYGVIDPETGEGWLCQAGHPTPFIVNADSAVTSVGDGGPPVGLIPDLSWEDVAFTLHPGDRLCLFSDGITECENVSGEQFGTQRLERWLHEHARLPVDQLLPRFGDHLTGWRNANRDEPIALTDDVSLLVIERQGEQNDN; encoded by the coding sequence ATGTCGGCGCTGCACGTGTTAATCGTTGAAGATTCGCTGATTTATCGTCGGTTACTCTCCCGAATGCTCACCCAGTGGGGATATATCGTGAGCGAGGCGGAAAATGGTGTCGACGCGCTGGAAATCTTGTCCAGCCAGCCGGTCAGCATGGTGATAAGCGACTGGGAAATGCCGGAAATGGACGGACTGACGCTGTGTCAGACCATCCGCAACCGTCAGTTTGGCCGCTACGTGTATATCATCCTGTTGACGGCCCGCGAGAATGCCGGGGACGTGACGCAGGGGTTTGATGCCGGAGCGGATGATTTTTTGAGTAAGCCCGTTGAGCAGGCTGAACTGCGGGCGCGGCTCCATGCCGGGGTCCGTATTCTGACGCTGGAGGCGACCCTCGCGGCGCACAACAAGCGCCTGAGTGAAGCGTTGCATCAGATTGAAAAAGATCTGGAACTGGCTGCGCGCGTTCAGCACTCGGTGCTGCCTTCACGCCGCTTACGCTATGGCGACTACTTCTCCGACTGGCTTTTCCTGCCGTCAGCCTGGGTTTCGGGCGATGTGTTCAATATTTTCCCTCTGGATTCACATCTGGGATTCTATTGCGTTGATGTCTCGGGTCACGGCGTGGGGGCCGCGATGATGTCCCTCGCGGTGGCTCGCCAGTTTTTACATGGCCGGGTGGTGGATCGCTTTCTGTTTACCGAAGAGGGGGGGATTCAGTCACCTGCGGAGGTTGTCAGGATGTTGAACAGCCGCTTTTGCAGTGAAGAGAGCGACATCACCAGTTATTTCACGCTCATTTACGGCGTGATCGATCCAGAGACTGGTGAAGGGTGGCTGTGCCAGGCCGGGCATCCTACTCCCTTCATTGTAAATGCGGACAGCGCCGTCACGTCCGTGGGTGATGGCGGACCGCCGGTCGGGCTAATCCCGGATCTGAGCTGGGAAGACGTCGCGTTTACCCTCCATCCGGGGGATCGCTTATGCTTATTCAGTGACGGTATTACCGAGTGTGAGAACGTCAGCGGCGAGCAGTTTGGCACGCAACGTCTCGAACGCTGGCTTCATGAGCATGCCCGGCTCCCCGTTGACCAGCTCCTGCCACGGTTCGGTGACCACCTGACCGGCTGGCGCAATGCAAATCGTGATGAACCGATCGCCTTAACCGATGACGTGTCACTGCTCGTGATTGAGCGTCAGGGAGAACAGAATGATAATTAA
- a CDS encoding UbiD family decarboxylase yields MENQVNDLRSAIALLQRHEGQYIETDHPVDPNAELAGVYRHIGAGGTVKRPTRTGPAMMFNSVKGYPGSRILVGMHASRERAALLLGCEPSELAKHVGHAVKKPVAPVVIPASQAPCQEQVFYADDPDFDLRKLLPAPTNTPIDAGPFFCLGLVLASDPEDSSLTDVTIHRLCVQERDELSMFLAAGRHIEVFRKKAEDAGKPLPVTINMGLDPAIYIGACFEAPTTPFGYNELGVAGALRQQPVELVQGVAVKEKAIARAEIIIEGELLPGVRVREDQHTNTGHAMPEFPGYCGEANPSLPVIKVKAVTMRNHAILQTLVGPGEEHTTLAGLPTEASIRNAVEEAIPGFLQNVYAHTAGGGKFLGILQVKKRQPSDEGRQGQAALIALATYSELKNIILVDEDVDIFDSDDILWAMTTRMQGDVSITNIPGIRGHQLDPSQSPDYSTSIRGNGISCKTIFDCTVPWALKDRFERAPFMEVDPRPWAPELFANKK; encoded by the coding sequence ATGGAAAACCAAGTCAACGATCTCCGCAGCGCCATCGCCTTACTGCAGCGCCACGAAGGGCAGTATATTGAAACCGATCATCCGGTCGATCCCAACGCGGAACTTGCGGGTGTCTATCGCCATATCGGCGCAGGCGGCACGGTCAAACGTCCGACCCGCACGGGTCCGGCCATGATGTTCAACAGCGTTAAGGGCTATCCGGGCTCCCGCATTCTGGTGGGCATGCACGCCAGCCGCGAGCGCGCGGCGCTGCTGTTAGGCTGCGAACCGTCTGAACTGGCAAAACACGTTGGCCATGCGGTGAAAAAGCCGGTCGCACCGGTTGTCATTCCGGCCTCGCAGGCCCCCTGCCAGGAACAGGTCTTCTACGCTGACGATCCTGACTTCGATCTTCGCAAATTGCTTCCGGCACCGACCAATACGCCAATTGATGCCGGTCCGTTTTTCTGCCTGGGACTGGTGCTGGCAAGCGATCCGGAAGACAGCTCGCTGACGGATGTCACCATTCACCGCCTCTGCGTGCAGGAGCGCGACGAGCTTTCCATGTTCCTTGCCGCCGGGCGACATATCGAAGTCTTCCGTAAAAAAGCGGAGGATGCCGGAAAACCGCTGCCGGTGACGATCAACATGGGTCTCGACCCGGCCATCTATATCGGCGCATGCTTTGAGGCCCCTACCACGCCATTTGGCTACAACGAGCTGGGCGTCGCCGGGGCGCTGCGCCAGCAGCCGGTCGAGCTGGTGCAGGGCGTGGCGGTCAAAGAGAAAGCCATCGCACGGGCGGAAATCATCATCGAAGGCGAACTGCTTCCGGGCGTGCGCGTAAGAGAGGATCAGCATACCAACACTGGCCACGCGATGCCGGAGTTCCCGGGCTACTGCGGTGAGGCGAATCCCTCCCTGCCGGTGATCAAAGTGAAAGCCGTGACCATGCGCAACCACGCGATCCTGCAGACGCTGGTGGGACCGGGGGAAGAACATACCACGCTGGCCGGACTGCCGACCGAGGCCAGCATCCGTAATGCCGTTGAAGAGGCAATTCCGGGCTTCCTGCAAAACGTCTATGCCCATACCGCGGGCGGCGGTAAGTTCCTCGGCATATTGCAGGTGAAAAAACGCCAGCCGTCAGACGAAGGACGCCAGGGCCAGGCGGCGCTCATCGCCTTAGCCACCTATTCGGAGCTGAAAAACATTATTCTTGTCGACGAAGATGTGGATATTTTCGACAGCGACGACATCCTGTGGGCGATGACGACGCGCATGCAGGGCGATGTGAGCATCACCAATATTCCGGGGATCCGCGGCCACCAGCTGGATCCGTCCCAGTCGCCGGATTACAGCACCTCGATTCGCGGCAACGGCATTTCCTGCAAGACGATCTTCGACTGCACGGTGCCGTGGGCGCTGAAGGACCGCTTCGAGCGCGCGCCGTTTATGGAAGTGGATCCACGTCCGTGGGCGCCGGAGCTGTTTGCCAATAAGAAATAA
- a CDS encoding DUF3131 domain-containing protein, producing the protein MRIRDALLPARSYLTILLGFLLGFAIVVWVEKQLPTRVESSGGIALSKDFPPLPAKRALTYDEAIWARVAWQYYVNNTQPNGLANASDGEPWLSLWSVGSYLLATAAAEQLNIISADEFDERIGTALFALGQLPLNERGLPAAYYHADTLKILGKPDASAIGLSRLLTALQTLLWRYPQHAAAIHDLFSLWNTGALIEHNVQSQAAVPLHHWTLTDDEQRDSFGYRLYASHTLRLIDSAAGLAVTNPPEGQKMIDLDGVMVPDEGLRTPWGKQTSLISLPYLLTGLELGFDAQSAEIAWRIMQIQQRRHSLRSPKQPVSTDYAEPAPDYVNDLPNRQPVQARNLRDEVPEKVAITSTRTAFAWYALFRNSWSEALRQQVLPLQVPGKGWQRGLNLNNSVNAVVDADTNAIVLESLSYIAHGQMLCLACLYTSPSAGATP; encoded by the coding sequence ATGAGGATACGTGATGCCCTGCTGCCCGCGCGCAGCTACCTCACCATTTTGCTCGGGTTCCTGCTCGGCTTTGCCATTGTGGTCTGGGTGGAGAAACAGCTGCCCACGCGCGTGGAAAGCAGCGGCGGCATCGCGCTCAGCAAAGACTTCCCGCCGCTGCCTGCGAAACGCGCCCTGACCTATGACGAAGCCATCTGGGCGCGGGTCGCCTGGCAATACTACGTGAATAATACCCAGCCAAACGGGCTGGCGAATGCCAGCGACGGTGAACCCTGGCTGAGCCTATGGAGCGTGGGAAGCTACCTGTTGGCGACCGCTGCCGCAGAGCAGCTCAACATTATTTCCGCCGATGAGTTCGACGAGAGGATCGGTACGGCCCTGTTCGCGCTGGGGCAGCTGCCGCTCAACGAGCGAGGCCTCCCAGCCGCGTATTACCATGCCGACACCCTGAAAATCCTCGGCAAACCCGACGCCTCGGCAATTGGGCTGAGCCGCCTGCTGACGGCGCTTCAGACCCTCCTGTGGCGCTATCCTCAGCACGCGGCGGCTATCCACGATCTCTTCAGCCTCTGGAACACCGGCGCTCTGATTGAACATAACGTCCAAAGCCAGGCGGCCGTGCCGCTCCATCATTGGACGCTGACCGATGACGAACAGCGAGACAGCTTTGGCTACCGTCTCTATGCCAGCCATACGCTGCGCCTGATTGACAGCGCTGCAGGCCTCGCGGTGACCAACCCGCCTGAAGGGCAAAAGATGATCGATCTGGACGGCGTGATGGTGCCGGATGAAGGGCTACGCACGCCCTGGGGCAAGCAAACCTCCCTGATCAGTCTCCCCTACCTGTTAACCGGCCTTGAGCTGGGCTTTGACGCGCAGAGCGCTGAGATTGCGTGGCGGATTATGCAGATCCAGCAGCGGCGTCATAGCCTGCGCAGCCCAAAACAGCCTGTCAGCACGGATTACGCCGAACCGGCGCCGGATTACGTCAACGATCTGCCGAACAGGCAGCCGGTACAGGCGCGCAACCTGCGCGACGAGGTGCCGGAGAAAGTGGCAATTACCTCCACCCGCACCGCGTTTGCCTGGTATGCCCTGTTCCGCAACAGCTGGAGCGAAGCGCTGCGCCAGCAGGTTCTGCCGCTTCAGGTACCGGGTAAAGGCTGGCAGCGCGGATTAAATCTTAACAACAGCGTCAATGCCGTCGTGGACGCCGATACCAATGCCATTGTGCTGGAAAGTCTGTCTTACATCGCGCATGGTCAGATGCTCTGTCTGGCCTGCCTCTACACTTCCCCCTCAGCAGGAGCAACGCCATGA
- a CDS encoding LysR substrate-binding domain-containing protein, whose translation MQFRQMRHFIVVAEELHMHRAAERLNIAQPALSQQIKALEERLGVTLFSRANRRLTLTPAGEAFLVKARLAISLTEQAVLDARQTARGEQGELNLGCVSSAMFDGRLPAALRQMHSRWPAITMSLMTGNVQTLYAAVQSNQLDVAIIRAPLPSLPDDLQSRPFTSEKTVLALSRQHPLAGSSALTLSSVKDEKWISLRDPEGMGLEQYFYDACSGAGFQPDVVQNATDVPTVISLVAAGFGLALLPASAKAVSVENVVYVDILDRLRESELTLVCHRIIRSEVLKKFLVTLDHT comes from the coding sequence GTGCAGTTTCGTCAGATGCGCCACTTCATTGTCGTAGCCGAAGAGCTCCACATGCACCGGGCCGCCGAGCGTCTGAACATCGCCCAACCGGCGCTGAGCCAGCAGATAAAGGCGCTGGAAGAACGTTTAGGCGTCACGCTTTTCAGCCGTGCGAACCGCCGCTTAACCCTGACGCCCGCGGGCGAAGCGTTTCTGGTCAAAGCCCGGCTTGCCATCTCGTTGACCGAGCAGGCGGTGCTGGATGCCAGACAAACGGCACGGGGCGAGCAGGGGGAGTTAAACCTGGGGTGCGTGTCGAGTGCGATGTTTGACGGCAGGCTACCCGCCGCGCTGCGCCAGATGCACAGCCGCTGGCCGGCCATTACCATGTCCCTGATGACGGGAAATGTGCAGACGCTCTACGCCGCCGTGCAGAGCAACCAGCTGGACGTGGCCATCATCCGCGCGCCGCTGCCGTCGCTGCCTGACGATCTGCAAAGCCGGCCGTTCACCTCGGAGAAAACGGTGCTGGCGCTCTCTCGTCAGCATCCGCTCGCCGGATCATCCGCGCTGACGCTTTCGTCGGTGAAAGACGAAAAATGGATCTCGCTGCGCGATCCGGAGGGAATGGGGCTGGAGCAGTACTTCTATGACGCCTGCAGCGGGGCGGGCTTTCAGCCGGACGTGGTGCAAAATGCGACCGACGTGCCCACGGTGATAAGCCTTGTTGCGGCCGGATTTGGGCTGGCGCTGCTGCCCGCGTCGGCAAAGGCAGTGAGCGTTGAGAATGTCGTCTACGTGGACATCCTCGACCGGTTGCGGGAGAGCGAACTCACCCTGGTTTGCCACCGGATTATTCGTTCAGAAGTGCTTAAAAAGTTTCTGGTCACGCTCGATCACACCTGA
- a CDS encoding glycosyltransferase family 2 protein translates to MDFYFSRFEHRRPPEPLTTPRWVMMTWQVLAVAALILGANYIYWRWTASLNTDALWYAIPLVLAETLAWIGTVLFTINLWKEQDPPQCPPPGEINECLFPEEAVEPRPVKVDLFIATYSEDTELVRLSIRDALKMAYPYPIDYRIHVLDDGRRPEMKAVCDEEGVNYISRQTNIGFKAGNLRNGLEQTDGDFIVICDADTRVFPTLLSHTLGYFRDPDVAWVQTPQWFFDLPEGENLSRWGQRKAGKVGYGLGWLIQKCVGPVTVGRDPFFNDPRMFYDVILRRRNWANAAFCCGAASIHRREAVMQAALRSYVWSVEEEIHRHTRDIRDEETREALQEAMRPHVAFDTELTPYKFHVSEDIYTSVLLHGDAARRWRSVMHPRVESKMLSPQDMLTWMIQRFKYAAGSLDILFHDNIFSRRRFRLSLPQTLMYATTFWSYMACVWNTVFLISPIIYLFTGIPPVSAWSTPFYLHFLPFFIFSELAFMFGTWGISAWDGRASYLSFFSMNLRALNTVLRGEQIKFHVTPKERQTGRFLYLVKPQIAIVVLTLAGLIWGGIQVARGQVDDPSGYVINIFWGGVNIAAMLPLIFAAMWTPAEEDEVTQ, encoded by the coding sequence ATGGATTTTTATTTTTCCCGTTTTGAACATCGTCGTCCTCCGGAACCGTTAACAACACCGCGTTGGGTCATGATGACCTGGCAGGTATTAGCGGTCGCGGCGCTTATTCTGGGTGCAAATTATATTTACTGGCGCTGGACCGCCTCCCTGAATACTGACGCACTATGGTATGCCATACCGCTGGTCCTCGCCGAAACGCTGGCGTGGATAGGGACCGTGCTGTTTACCATCAACTTATGGAAAGAACAGGATCCCCCCCAGTGTCCGCCCCCCGGCGAAATCAACGAATGCCTGTTTCCGGAAGAGGCCGTAGAACCTCGTCCTGTTAAAGTGGATTTGTTCATTGCCACCTACTCGGAAGACACCGAGCTGGTCAGGCTGTCCATTCGCGACGCCCTGAAGATGGCCTACCCGTACCCGATTGACTACCGGATCCACGTGCTTGATGACGGCCGCCGCCCGGAGATGAAAGCCGTCTGCGACGAGGAAGGCGTTAACTATATCAGCCGCCAGACCAACATCGGCTTTAAGGCCGGCAACCTGCGCAACGGTCTTGAGCAAACCGACGGTGATTTCATTGTTATCTGCGACGCCGATACCCGCGTATTTCCCACCCTGCTCAGCCATACGCTGGGCTATTTTCGCGATCCGGACGTGGCCTGGGTGCAGACGCCGCAGTGGTTCTTCGACCTTCCGGAAGGAGAAAATCTTTCACGCTGGGGCCAGCGAAAAGCCGGAAAAGTGGGCTACGGTCTGGGCTGGCTGATTCAAAAGTGTGTTGGCCCGGTGACCGTAGGCCGCGACCCGTTTTTTAACGATCCGCGCATGTTCTATGACGTGATCCTGCGGCGGCGCAACTGGGCGAACGCGGCTTTCTGCTGCGGCGCGGCCTCCATCCACCGGCGCGAGGCGGTCATGCAGGCCGCGCTGAGAAGCTACGTCTGGTCCGTCGAAGAGGAGATCCATCGCCATACCCGCGACATCCGCGATGAAGAAACCCGCGAAGCGCTGCAGGAGGCGATGCGCCCGCACGTGGCGTTTGACACCGAGCTCACCCCCTACAAATTTCACGTCTCCGAAGATATTTACACCTCGGTGCTGCTGCACGGTGACGCCGCGCGACGCTGGCGCTCGGTCATGCATCCGCGGGTGGAGTCGAAGATGCTCTCTCCGCAGGATATGCTGACCTGGATGATCCAGCGCTTTAAATACGCCGCCGGCTCGCTGGATATTTTGTTCCATGACAATATCTTCAGCCGTCGCCGCTTCCGGCTTTCCCTCCCCCAGACGCTGATGTATGCCACCACCTTCTGGTCTTACATGGCCTGCGTGTGGAACACGGTATTTTTGATTTCGCCCATTATCTATCTGTTCACCGGCATTCCGCCGGTATCCGCATGGTCGACGCCGTTCTATCTCCACTTTCTCCCCTTTTTTATCTTCTCTGAACTGGCGTTTATGTTCGGGACATGGGGGATCTCGGCCTGGGACGGCAGGGCCTCTTACCTCTCCTTCTTTTCCATGAACCTGCGCGCGCTCAATACCGTGCTGCGGGGCGAGCAGATCAAATTTCACGTCACGCCAAAAGAGCGGCAGACGGGCCGTTTTCTCTACCTGGTGAAGCCGCAGATTGCCATTGTGGTGCTGACCCTCGCAGGGCTTATCTGGGGCGGTATTCAGGTGGCGCGTGGACAGGTGGACGACCCCTCCGGCTACGTCATCAATATTTTCTGGGGAGGGGTGAACATCGCCGCCATGCTGCCGCTGATTTTCGCGGCCATGTGGACGCCCGCCGAAGAGGATGAGGTCACCCAATGA
- the opgC gene encoding OpgC domain-containing protein, protein MSHVAPSIAQEDDAKSITWRYSVAGARDLRIDFMRGIALVMMVVAHTEVMSIFNIFSWERFGLTTGAEGFVILSGFMLGMLNRARLQKVVLLTVSWGLYLRAWKIYRVNIIIIVSFILLAYIPHINVFEVTHFTDRFSGQSWSLYPVTPQIKETWFNIILYLQIGPHQTQILGLYIFLLLLSPLFLGMLQKGKVWWLLGMSLLVYSLWQRWPLRLTPSEFEFAFPLLAWQFIFVLGMASGWYKAELLSFARTPPGKGVVVALVMVSLVLGFVAQNHTNPFMPPALLMHVIPPDSFNSFYHTWAAKNGLGPVRVLNDIALMVTVYLVLTYCWTPLNRLLGWFLIPLGQHSLYTFILHVYVVLLVSQFITFDLWRHAWIENTLVHAAALGILWLMAKYDVGARWIPN, encoded by the coding sequence ATGAGCCATGTTGCGCCGTCGATTGCGCAAGAAGATGACGCTAAATCAATAACATGGAGGTATTCCGTTGCAGGTGCCCGTGACCTGAGAATTGACTTTATGCGCGGCATTGCCCTCGTCATGATGGTCGTGGCGCATACGGAGGTGATGTCGATATTTAATATATTCTCCTGGGAGCGTTTTGGGTTAACAACAGGTGCAGAAGGCTTTGTCATTCTCTCCGGGTTTATGCTGGGAATGCTGAATCGCGCGCGTCTGCAAAAAGTGGTTTTGCTTACGGTTTCCTGGGGGCTTTATCTCAGGGCATGGAAAATATATCGCGTAAATATCATTATCATAGTGTCGTTTATTCTGCTGGCCTATATCCCACATATTAACGTTTTCGAGGTCACCCATTTTACCGACCGATTTTCAGGTCAAAGCTGGTCGCTTTATCCTGTGACGCCGCAAATTAAAGAGACCTGGTTCAACATTATTCTCTATTTGCAGATCGGCCCCCACCAGACGCAAATTCTCGGACTGTATATCTTTTTGCTGCTACTCAGCCCGCTATTTTTAGGGATGCTGCAGAAAGGAAAAGTCTGGTGGCTGTTAGGGATGTCGCTGCTGGTGTACAGCCTGTGGCAGCGGTGGCCGCTTCGGCTGACGCCGTCGGAATTCGAATTTGCCTTCCCGCTGCTCGCCTGGCAGTTCATCTTTGTGCTGGGCATGGCCAGCGGCTGGTATAAAGCCGAACTGCTCTCGTTCGCCCGGACGCCCCCGGGCAAAGGGGTGGTGGTGGCGCTGGTCATGGTGTCACTGGTGCTGGGATTTGTTGCCCAGAACCATACCAACCCGTTTATGCCGCCCGCGCTGCTGATGCACGTCATCCCGCCTGACAGCTTCAATTCGTTTTATCACACCTGGGCGGCGAAGAATGGGCTGGGCCCGGTGCGGGTATTGAACGATATCGCCCTGATGGTCACCGTCTACCTGGTGCTGACGTATTGCTGGACGCCGCTCAACCGCCTGCTGGGATGGTTCCTCATCCCGCTAGGGCAGCACTCGCTCTATACCTTTATTTTGCATGTTTACGTGGTGCTGCTGGTGAGTCAGTTCATCACCTTCGATTTATGGCGTCACGCCTGGATAGAGAACACGTTAGTGCATGCGGCGGCACTGGGTATTTTGTGGCTGATGGCAAAATACGACGTCGGCGCACGCTGGATACCTAACTAA
- a CDS encoding STAS domain-containing protein, which translates to MIINTERLPHANILTPAVRRLDASVAATFKASVTEEIGSDHKALIVDFSKVDFIDSSGLGMLVSLFKLMNGKGDMALCSLNPGIMNMFTLTRMDRIFRIYPDKHSALAQLGQ; encoded by the coding sequence ATGATAATTAACACCGAACGATTACCGCATGCCAACATTCTCACGCCTGCGGTCCGACGGCTGGACGCCTCCGTTGCTGCGACGTTTAAAGCGTCCGTGACGGAGGAAATCGGCAGCGATCATAAAGCCTTAATCGTCGACTTTAGCAAAGTGGATTTCATCGACAGCAGCGGGCTGGGGATGCTGGTGTCGTTGTTTAAGCTGATGAACGGGAAAGGCGACATGGCGCTGTGCTCTCTGAACCCCGGGATCATGAACATGTTCACCCTGACCCGAATGGATCGCATCTTCCGTATCTATCCGGATAAACATAGCGCGCTTGCACAGCTGGGGCAGTAG
- a CDS encoding LysR family transcriptional regulator — protein MSRISDMDIDLLLALDALLQDRNITHAATRLGISQPALSARLARLRTLFGEPLFIPSPHGRGVLPTPRAEALRPQVESVLRGIRAMFAPTAFEAHTSSRTFVIALHENPALMLGTALLNQVSTDAPGIRLRFALPEMVDLPQQLENGDVDIYIGVSAGAHDGWVRRKLLEDAFATAQRKAHPRGTGSLDLESYCALSHLVVSSAGDPFTGFIDQTLAGLGYQRHVAMSTQSYAMAPALVAGTDLVCTLPERMLKQFASTLDIFPPPLPLQPITINMYWHPKNSQDPANAWLRGQLLRAAGRQV, from the coding sequence ATGTCGCGTATATCTGACATGGACATCGACCTGCTCCTGGCGCTGGACGCCCTGCTTCAGGACAGGAACATTACTCATGCGGCCACGCGGCTGGGCATCAGCCAGCCCGCGCTCTCTGCCCGTCTCGCGCGTCTGCGCACGCTGTTTGGCGAGCCGCTGTTTATTCCCTCCCCACATGGACGTGGGGTATTACCCACGCCGAGAGCGGAGGCGTTGAGGCCACAGGTTGAAAGCGTGCTACGCGGCATCCGCGCGATGTTTGCCCCCACCGCGTTTGAGGCGCACACCAGCAGCCGGACATTTGTTATCGCGCTACATGAAAACCCGGCGCTGATGCTCGGCACCGCGCTGCTTAACCAGGTGAGTACCGATGCCCCCGGCATCCGCCTGCGCTTCGCCCTGCCGGAGATGGTAGACCTGCCGCAGCAGTTGGAAAACGGTGATGTGGATATCTACATCGGCGTGAGCGCGGGCGCCCATGACGGATGGGTGAGGCGCAAACTTCTCGAAGACGCGTTTGCCACCGCCCAGCGCAAAGCTCATCCGCGTGGAACAGGTTCGTTAGATTTGGAAAGTTACTGCGCGCTTTCCCATCTGGTGGTGTCGTCGGCGGGAGATCCCTTTACCGGATTTATCGACCAAACCCTCGCCGGGCTGGGCTATCAGCGACACGTTGCCATGTCCACCCAGAGCTACGCTATGGCGCCTGCGCTGGTTGCCGGTACCGACCTGGTATGTACCCTGCCGGAACGGATGCTGAAGCAGTTTGCCAGCACGCTGGATATTTTCCCACCGCCGCTGCCGCTCCAGCCGATAACCATCAACATGTACTGGCACCCGAAAAACAGCCAGGATCCGGCGAACGCCTGGCTGCGCGGGCAGCTGCTGCGGGCTGCCGGACGTCAGGTGTGA